A window from Centropristis striata isolate RG_2023a ecotype Rhode Island chromosome 4, C.striata_1.0, whole genome shotgun sequence encodes these proteins:
- the srsf7a gene encoding serine and arginine rich splicing factor 7a: MSYYSSRSSSRATDCKVYVGDLGNGAAKGELERAFSYYGPLRTVWVARNPPGFAFVEFEDPRDAEDAVKGMDGKLLCGSRVRVEMSTGLSRKGRGRPSRRQFDPNDRCYQCGDRGHYAYDCYRFSKRGGGGGGRRGSRSRSRSRSRSRSRSRGRRYRSRSRSRSHSRSRRRSPSYSRRRSRSGSQARSKSRTPLRSRSRSRSRSGSAPRGRSVSRSRSRTPSANHKRNSRSRSASPHRSPTPVRVKIEED; the protein is encoded by the exons ATGTCTTACTATTCCTCCCGTAGTTCGTCTCGGGCCACCGACTGCAAAGTGTACGTGGGTGACTTGGGCAATGGTGCTGCCAAGGGGGAGCTGGAGAGAGCATTCAGTTATTATGGCCCGCTGAGAACCGTATGGGTGGCCAGGAACCCACCTGGGTTTGCATTTGTGGAGTTTGAGGATCCTAGAGATGCAGAAGATGCTGTTAAAGGCATGGATGGGAA GCTCCTTTGTGGGTCCCGTGTTCGTGTGGAGATGTCAACAGGCCTCTCCAGGAAGGGCCGTGGGCGCCCCAGCCGACGACAGTTCGACCCCAATGATCGGTGTTACCAGTGTGGGGACCGGGGTCATTATGCCTATGACTGCTACCGCTTCAGcaagagagggggaggaggaggaggtcgtCGCGGCAGCAG ATCTCGCTCTCGTTCCCGATCTCGCTCCAGGTCCAGGTCCCGTGGGCGCCGTTATCGATCTCGCTCCCGCAGCCGTAGCCACAGCCG GAGTCGTCGCCGATCTCCATCCTATTCCAGGCGCAGGAGCAG GTCTGGCTCCCAAGCTCGTTCCAAGTCCAGGACTCCGTTAAGAAG tCGCTCCAGATCTCGGTCTCGGTCCGGCTCTGCACCCAGAGGACGATCCGTCTCCAGATCCCGCTCACGAACTCCGTCAGCCAATCACAAGAGGAACAG